In Zea mays cultivar B73 chromosome 7, Zm-B73-REFERENCE-NAM-5.0, whole genome shotgun sequence, the following proteins share a genomic window:
- the LOC100193007 gene encoding uncharacterized protein LOC100193007, whose protein sequence is MNIHQGWLQQFGHSVGISGSKMVLHMTHNVFSFRCFAANGRGFSADSTNKRKIKSKKRRKDVALESSEVISGNPRNRDQWVPELRTESENKSGKKVMDKKFLEKVEAVRRSALEKKKAEENKDYQAIDYDAPIESDKSTIGFGTRVGIGVAVVIFGLVFAFGDFLPYGSVSPSKESAVVKQKLSQEEEEKFKNALQGFQATLSKSPNDPTALEGAAVSLSELGEYEKASTFLEKLIKVIPDKAEAYRLLGEVKFELKDYEGSSSSYRSALSSSDNIDFEVLRGLTNSLLAAKKPDEAVDIILLCRRKLNEKSQTGLADLEATNDNGRQKPQDIDPIQVDLLLGKAYSDWGHISDAISVYDKLITDHPEDFRGYLAKGIILKENGKAGDAERMFIQAKFFAPEAAKALVDRYAQR, encoded by the exons TGGGCGTGGCTTCAGTGCGGATTCTACCAATAAGAGAAAA ATTAAAAGCAAGAAGAGGCGAAAGGATGTTGCACTGGAATCAAG TGAGGTAATATCTGGAAATCCAAGGAACAGGGACCAAT GGGTGCCAGAATTAAGAACTGAAAGTGAAAACAAATCTGGTAAAAAAGTCATGGATAagaaatttttggaaaaagtggaAGCGGTTCGAAG GTCTGCTCTTGAGAAAAAGAAAGCTGAAGAGAACAAAGATTATCAAGCTATTGATTATGATGCTCCAATTGAGTCAGATAAAAGTACTATTGGCTTTGGTACTAGG GTTGGAATTGGTGTTGCAGTTGTTATATTTGGACTAGTCTTCGCTTTTGGGGATTTCCTGCCTTATGGAAG TGTTAGCCCTAGCAAAGAAAGTGCAGTAGTTAAACAAAAGCTTTctcaagaggaagaagaaaaattTAAG AATGCACTGCAAGGCTTTCAAGCAACGCTGAGTAAGTCGCCTAATGATCCTACTGCTCTTGAG GGTGCAGCAGTATCGTTGTCCGAACTAGGTGAGTATGAGAAGGCATCAACATTCCTTGAGAAGCTAATTAAG GTAATCCCTGATAAAGCAGAAGCATACCGTTTGCTTGGTGAAGTAAAGTTTGAACTCAAGGATTATGAAGGGAGTTCATCATCATACAGAAGTGCTTTATCT TCATCAGATAATATTGATTTTGAAGTTCTCCGTGGACTGACAAATTCATTACTTGCTGCTAAGAAGCCAGATGAG GCAGTTGATATAATTCTGTTATGCCGTCGAAAGTTGAATGAAAAGAGTCAAACAGGACTAGCAGATTTGGAGGCTACAAATGACAATGGTCGCCAAAAGCCTCAAGATATTGACCCGATCCAA GTTGACCTGCTTTTAGGGAAGGCTTATTCCGATTGGGGTCATATCAGTGATGCTATTTCTGTCTACGATAAGCTAATAACTGATCATCCTGAAGACTTCCGTGGTTATTTAGCAAAG GGAATCATATTAAAGGAAAATGGTAAAGCAGGTGATGCAGAAAGAATGTTTATTCAG GCAAAATTCTTCGCCCCGGAGGCAGCGAAGGCACTAGTTGATCGCTATGCGCAAAGATAG
- the LOC100193007 gene encoding uncharacterized protein isoform X2, which yields MNIHQGWLQQFGHSVGISGSKMVLHMTHNVFSFRCFAANGRGFSADSTNKRKIKSKKRRKDVALESSEVISGNPRNRDQWVPELRTESENKSGKKVMDKKFLEKVEAVRRSALEKKKAEENKDYQAIDYDAPIESDKSTIGFGTRVGIGVAVVIFGLVFAFGDFLPYGSVSPSKESAVVKQKLSQEEEEKFKNALQGFQATLSKSPNDPTALEAEGNAKSNVKKSIRGAAVSLSELGEYEKASTFLEKLIKVIPDKAEAYRLLGEVKFELKDYEGSSSSYRSALSSSDNIDFEVLRGLTNSLLAAKKPDEAVDIILLCRRKLNEKSQTGLADLEATNDNGRQKPQDIDPIQVDLLLGKAYSDWGHISDAISVYDKLITDHPEDFRGYLAKGIILKENGKAGDAERMFIQAKFFAPEAAKALVDRYAQR from the exons TGGGCGTGGCTTCAGTGCGGATTCTACCAATAAGAGAAAA ATTAAAAGCAAGAAGAGGCGAAAGGATGTTGCACTGGAATCAAG TGAGGTAATATCTGGAAATCCAAGGAACAGGGACCAAT GGGTGCCAGAATTAAGAACTGAAAGTGAAAACAAATCTGGTAAAAAAGTCATGGATAagaaatttttggaaaaagtggaAGCGGTTCGAAG GTCTGCTCTTGAGAAAAAGAAAGCTGAAGAGAACAAAGATTATCAAGCTATTGATTATGATGCTCCAATTGAGTCAGATAAAAGTACTATTGGCTTTGGTACTAGG GTTGGAATTGGTGTTGCAGTTGTTATATTTGGACTAGTCTTCGCTTTTGGGGATTTCCTGCCTTATGGAAG TGTTAGCCCTAGCAAAGAAAGTGCAGTAGTTAAACAAAAGCTTTctcaagaggaagaagaaaaattTAAG AATGCACTGCAAGGCTTTCAAGCAACGCTGAGTAAGTCGCCTAATGATCCTACTGCTCTTGAG GCTGAGGGGAATGCCAAGAGCAATGTGAAGAAAAGCATCAGG GGTGCAGCAGTATCGTTGTCCGAACTAGGTGAGTATGAGAAGGCATCAACATTCCTTGAGAAGCTAATTAAG GTAATCCCTGATAAAGCAGAAGCATACCGTTTGCTTGGTGAAGTAAAGTTTGAACTCAAGGATTATGAAGGGAGTTCATCATCATACAGAAGTGCTTTATCT TCATCAGATAATATTGATTTTGAAGTTCTCCGTGGACTGACAAATTCATTACTTGCTGCTAAGAAGCCAGATGAG GCAGTTGATATAATTCTGTTATGCCGTCGAAAGTTGAATGAAAAGAGTCAAACAGGACTAGCAGATTTGGAGGCTACAAATGACAATGGTCGCCAAAAGCCTCAAGATATTGACCCGATCCAA GTTGACCTGCTTTTAGGGAAGGCTTATTCCGATTGGGGTCATATCAGTGATGCTATTTCTGTCTACGATAAGCTAATAACTGATCATCCTGAAGACTTCCGTGGTTATTTAGCAAAG GGAATCATATTAAAGGAAAATGGTAAAGCAGGTGATGCAGAAAGAATGTTTATTCAG GCAAAATTCTTCGCCCCGGAGGCAGCGAAGGCACTAGTTGATCGCTATGCGCAAAGATAG
- the LOC100193007 gene encoding uncharacterized protein isoform X1 translates to MNIHQGWLQQFGHSVGISGSKMVLHMTHNVFSFRCFAANGRGFSADSTNKRKIKSKKRRKDVALESSEVISGNPRNRDQWVPELRTESENKSGKKVMDKKFLEKVEAVRRSALEKKKAEENKDYQAIDYDAPIESDKSTIGFGTRVGIGVAVVIFGLVFAFGDFLPYGSVSPSKESAVVKQKLSQEEEEKFKNALQGFQATLSKSPNDPTALEAEGNAKSNVKKSIRGAAVSLSELGEYEKASTFLEKLIKVIPDKAEAYRLLGEVKFELKDYEGSSSSYRSALSVSKSSSDNIDFEVLRGLTNSLLAAKKPDEAVDIILLCRRKLNEKSQTGLADLEATNDNGRQKPQDIDPIQVDLLLGKAYSDWGHISDAISVYDKLITDHPEDFRGYLAKGIILKENGKAGDAERMFIQAKFFAPEAAKALVDRYAQR, encoded by the exons TGGGCGTGGCTTCAGTGCGGATTCTACCAATAAGAGAAAA ATTAAAAGCAAGAAGAGGCGAAAGGATGTTGCACTGGAATCAAG TGAGGTAATATCTGGAAATCCAAGGAACAGGGACCAAT GGGTGCCAGAATTAAGAACTGAAAGTGAAAACAAATCTGGTAAAAAAGTCATGGATAagaaatttttggaaaaagtggaAGCGGTTCGAAG GTCTGCTCTTGAGAAAAAGAAAGCTGAAGAGAACAAAGATTATCAAGCTATTGATTATGATGCTCCAATTGAGTCAGATAAAAGTACTATTGGCTTTGGTACTAGG GTTGGAATTGGTGTTGCAGTTGTTATATTTGGACTAGTCTTCGCTTTTGGGGATTTCCTGCCTTATGGAAG TGTTAGCCCTAGCAAAGAAAGTGCAGTAGTTAAACAAAAGCTTTctcaagaggaagaagaaaaattTAAG AATGCACTGCAAGGCTTTCAAGCAACGCTGAGTAAGTCGCCTAATGATCCTACTGCTCTTGAG GCTGAGGGGAATGCCAAGAGCAATGTGAAGAAAAGCATCAGG GGTGCAGCAGTATCGTTGTCCGAACTAGGTGAGTATGAGAAGGCATCAACATTCCTTGAGAAGCTAATTAAG GTAATCCCTGATAAAGCAGAAGCATACCGTTTGCTTGGTGAAGTAAAGTTTGAACTCAAGGATTATGAAGGGAGTTCATCATCATACAGAAGTGCTTTATCTGTGAGTAAATCT TCATCAGATAATATTGATTTTGAAGTTCTCCGTGGACTGACAAATTCATTACTTGCTGCTAAGAAGCCAGATGAG GCAGTTGATATAATTCTGTTATGCCGTCGAAAGTTGAATGAAAAGAGTCAAACAGGACTAGCAGATTTGGAGGCTACAAATGACAATGGTCGCCAAAAGCCTCAAGATATTGACCCGATCCAA GTTGACCTGCTTTTAGGGAAGGCTTATTCCGATTGGGGTCATATCAGTGATGCTATTTCTGTCTACGATAAGCTAATAACTGATCATCCTGAAGACTTCCGTGGTTATTTAGCAAAG GGAATCATATTAAAGGAAAATGGTAAAGCAGGTGATGCAGAAAGAATGTTTATTCAG GCAAAATTCTTCGCCCCGGAGGCAGCGAAGGCACTAGTTGATCGCTATGCGCAAAGATAG
- the LOC100193007 gene encoding uncharacterized protein isoform X5, translating to MNIHQGWLQQFGHSVGISGSKMVLHMTHNVFSFRCFAANGRGFSADSTNKRKIKSKKRRKDVALESSEVISGNPRNRDQWVPELRTESENKSGKKVMDKKFLEKVEAVRRSALEKKKAEENKDYQAIDYDAPIESDKSTIGFGTRVGIGVAVVIFGLVFAFGDFLPYGSVSPSKESAVVKQKLSQEEEEKFKNALQGFQATLSKSPNDPTALEGAAVSLSELGEYEKASTFLEKLIKVIPDKAEAYRLLGEVKFELKDYEGSSSSYRSALSAVDIILLCRRKLNEKSQTGLADLEATNDNGRQKPQDIDPIQVDLLLGKAYSDWGHISDAISVYDKLITDHPEDFRGYLAKGIILKENGKAGDAERMFIQAKFFAPEAAKALVDRYAQR from the exons TGGGCGTGGCTTCAGTGCGGATTCTACCAATAAGAGAAAA ATTAAAAGCAAGAAGAGGCGAAAGGATGTTGCACTGGAATCAAG TGAGGTAATATCTGGAAATCCAAGGAACAGGGACCAAT GGGTGCCAGAATTAAGAACTGAAAGTGAAAACAAATCTGGTAAAAAAGTCATGGATAagaaatttttggaaaaagtggaAGCGGTTCGAAG GTCTGCTCTTGAGAAAAAGAAAGCTGAAGAGAACAAAGATTATCAAGCTATTGATTATGATGCTCCAATTGAGTCAGATAAAAGTACTATTGGCTTTGGTACTAGG GTTGGAATTGGTGTTGCAGTTGTTATATTTGGACTAGTCTTCGCTTTTGGGGATTTCCTGCCTTATGGAAG TGTTAGCCCTAGCAAAGAAAGTGCAGTAGTTAAACAAAAGCTTTctcaagaggaagaagaaaaattTAAG AATGCACTGCAAGGCTTTCAAGCAACGCTGAGTAAGTCGCCTAATGATCCTACTGCTCTTGAG GGTGCAGCAGTATCGTTGTCCGAACTAGGTGAGTATGAGAAGGCATCAACATTCCTTGAGAAGCTAATTAAG GTAATCCCTGATAAAGCAGAAGCATACCGTTTGCTTGGTGAAGTAAAGTTTGAACTCAAGGATTATGAAGGGAGTTCATCATCATACAGAAGTGCTTTATCT GCAGTTGATATAATTCTGTTATGCCGTCGAAAGTTGAATGAAAAGAGTCAAACAGGACTAGCAGATTTGGAGGCTACAAATGACAATGGTCGCCAAAAGCCTCAAGATATTGACCCGATCCAA GTTGACCTGCTTTTAGGGAAGGCTTATTCCGATTGGGGTCATATCAGTGATGCTATTTCTGTCTACGATAAGCTAATAACTGATCATCCTGAAGACTTCCGTGGTTATTTAGCAAAG GGAATCATATTAAAGGAAAATGGTAAAGCAGGTGATGCAGAAAGAATGTTTATTCAG GCAAAATTCTTCGCCCCGGAGGCAGCGAAGGCACTAGTTGATCGCTATGCGCAAAGATAG
- the LOC100193007 gene encoding uncharacterized protein isoform X6 gives MNIHQGWLQQFGHSVGISGSKMVLHMTHNVFSFRCFAANGRGFSADSTNKRKIKSKKRRKDVALESRSALEKKKAEENKDYQAIDYDAPIESDKSTIGFGTRVGIGVAVVIFGLVFAFGDFLPYGSVSPSKESAVVKQKLSQEEEEKFKNALQGFQATLSKSPNDPTALEAEGNAKSNVKKSIRGAAVSLSELGEYEKASTFLEKLIKVIPDKAEAYRLLGEVKFELKDYEGSSSSYRSALSVSKSSSDNIDFEVLRGLTNSLLAAKKPDEAVDIILLCRRKLNEKSQTGLADLEATNDNGRQKPQDIDPIQVDLLLGKAYSDWGHISDAISVYDKLITDHPEDFRGYLAKGIILKENGKAGDAERMFIQAKFFAPEAAKALVDRYAQR, from the exons TGGGCGTGGCTTCAGTGCGGATTCTACCAATAAGAGAAAA ATTAAAAGCAAGAAGAGGCGAAAGGATGTTGCACTGGAATCAAG GTCTGCTCTTGAGAAAAAGAAAGCTGAAGAGAACAAAGATTATCAAGCTATTGATTATGATGCTCCAATTGAGTCAGATAAAAGTACTATTGGCTTTGGTACTAGG GTTGGAATTGGTGTTGCAGTTGTTATATTTGGACTAGTCTTCGCTTTTGGGGATTTCCTGCCTTATGGAAG TGTTAGCCCTAGCAAAGAAAGTGCAGTAGTTAAACAAAAGCTTTctcaagaggaagaagaaaaattTAAG AATGCACTGCAAGGCTTTCAAGCAACGCTGAGTAAGTCGCCTAATGATCCTACTGCTCTTGAG GCTGAGGGGAATGCCAAGAGCAATGTGAAGAAAAGCATCAGG GGTGCAGCAGTATCGTTGTCCGAACTAGGTGAGTATGAGAAGGCATCAACATTCCTTGAGAAGCTAATTAAG GTAATCCCTGATAAAGCAGAAGCATACCGTTTGCTTGGTGAAGTAAAGTTTGAACTCAAGGATTATGAAGGGAGTTCATCATCATACAGAAGTGCTTTATCTGTGAGTAAATCT TCATCAGATAATATTGATTTTGAAGTTCTCCGTGGACTGACAAATTCATTACTTGCTGCTAAGAAGCCAGATGAG GCAGTTGATATAATTCTGTTATGCCGTCGAAAGTTGAATGAAAAGAGTCAAACAGGACTAGCAGATTTGGAGGCTACAAATGACAATGGTCGCCAAAAGCCTCAAGATATTGACCCGATCCAA GTTGACCTGCTTTTAGGGAAGGCTTATTCCGATTGGGGTCATATCAGTGATGCTATTTCTGTCTACGATAAGCTAATAACTGATCATCCTGAAGACTTCCGTGGTTATTTAGCAAAG GGAATCATATTAAAGGAAAATGGTAAAGCAGGTGATGCAGAAAGAATGTTTATTCAG GCAAAATTCTTCGCCCCGGAGGCAGCGAAGGCACTAGTTGATCGCTATGCGCAAAGATAG
- the LOC100193007 gene encoding uncharacterized protein isoform X3, producing the protein MNIHQGWLQQFGHSVGISGSKMVLHMTHNVFSFRCFAANGRGFSADSTNKRKIKSKKRRKDVALESSEVISGNPRNRDQWVPELRTESENKSGKKVMDKKFLEKVEAVRRSALEKKKAEENKDYQAIDYDAPIESDKSTIGFGTRVGIGVAVVIFGLVFAFGDFLPYGSVSPSKESAVVKQKLSQEEEEKFKNALQGFQATLSKSPNDPTALEGAAVSLSELGEYEKASTFLEKLIKVIPDKAEAYRLLGEVKFELKDYEGSSSSYRSALSVSKSSSDNIDFEVLRGLTNSLLAAKKPDEAVDIILLCRRKLNEKSQTGLADLEATNDNGRQKPQDIDPIQVDLLLGKAYSDWGHISDAISVYDKLITDHPEDFRGYLAKGIILKENGKAGDAERMFIQAKFFAPEAAKALVDRYAQR; encoded by the exons TGGGCGTGGCTTCAGTGCGGATTCTACCAATAAGAGAAAA ATTAAAAGCAAGAAGAGGCGAAAGGATGTTGCACTGGAATCAAG TGAGGTAATATCTGGAAATCCAAGGAACAGGGACCAAT GGGTGCCAGAATTAAGAACTGAAAGTGAAAACAAATCTGGTAAAAAAGTCATGGATAagaaatttttggaaaaagtggaAGCGGTTCGAAG GTCTGCTCTTGAGAAAAAGAAAGCTGAAGAGAACAAAGATTATCAAGCTATTGATTATGATGCTCCAATTGAGTCAGATAAAAGTACTATTGGCTTTGGTACTAGG GTTGGAATTGGTGTTGCAGTTGTTATATTTGGACTAGTCTTCGCTTTTGGGGATTTCCTGCCTTATGGAAG TGTTAGCCCTAGCAAAGAAAGTGCAGTAGTTAAACAAAAGCTTTctcaagaggaagaagaaaaattTAAG AATGCACTGCAAGGCTTTCAAGCAACGCTGAGTAAGTCGCCTAATGATCCTACTGCTCTTGAG GGTGCAGCAGTATCGTTGTCCGAACTAGGTGAGTATGAGAAGGCATCAACATTCCTTGAGAAGCTAATTAAG GTAATCCCTGATAAAGCAGAAGCATACCGTTTGCTTGGTGAAGTAAAGTTTGAACTCAAGGATTATGAAGGGAGTTCATCATCATACAGAAGTGCTTTATCTGTGAGTAAATCT TCATCAGATAATATTGATTTTGAAGTTCTCCGTGGACTGACAAATTCATTACTTGCTGCTAAGAAGCCAGATGAG GCAGTTGATATAATTCTGTTATGCCGTCGAAAGTTGAATGAAAAGAGTCAAACAGGACTAGCAGATTTGGAGGCTACAAATGACAATGGTCGCCAAAAGCCTCAAGATATTGACCCGATCCAA GTTGACCTGCTTTTAGGGAAGGCTTATTCCGATTGGGGTCATATCAGTGATGCTATTTCTGTCTACGATAAGCTAATAACTGATCATCCTGAAGACTTCCGTGGTTATTTAGCAAAG GGAATCATATTAAAGGAAAATGGTAAAGCAGGTGATGCAGAAAGAATGTTTATTCAG GCAAAATTCTTCGCCCCGGAGGCAGCGAAGGCACTAGTTGATCGCTATGCGCAAAGATAG
- the LOC100193007 gene encoding uncharacterized protein isoform X4 yields MNIHQGWLQQFGHSVGISGSKMVLHMTHNVFSFRCFAANGRGFSADSTNKRKIKSKKRRKDVALESSEVISGNPRNRDQWVPELRTESENKSGKKVMDKKFLEKVEAVRRSALEKKKAEENKDYQAIDYDAPIESDKSTIGFGTRVGIGVAVVIFGLVFAFGDFLPYGSVSPSKESAVVKQKLSQEEEEKFKNALQGFQATLSKSPNDPTALEAEGNAKSNVKKSIRGAAVSLSELGEYEKASTFLEKLIKVIPDKAEAYRLLGEVKFELKDYEGSSSSYRSALSAVDIILLCRRKLNEKSQTGLADLEATNDNGRQKPQDIDPIQVDLLLGKAYSDWGHISDAISVYDKLITDHPEDFRGYLAKGIILKENGKAGDAERMFIQAKFFAPEAAKALVDRYAQR; encoded by the exons TGGGCGTGGCTTCAGTGCGGATTCTACCAATAAGAGAAAA ATTAAAAGCAAGAAGAGGCGAAAGGATGTTGCACTGGAATCAAG TGAGGTAATATCTGGAAATCCAAGGAACAGGGACCAAT GGGTGCCAGAATTAAGAACTGAAAGTGAAAACAAATCTGGTAAAAAAGTCATGGATAagaaatttttggaaaaagtggaAGCGGTTCGAAG GTCTGCTCTTGAGAAAAAGAAAGCTGAAGAGAACAAAGATTATCAAGCTATTGATTATGATGCTCCAATTGAGTCAGATAAAAGTACTATTGGCTTTGGTACTAGG GTTGGAATTGGTGTTGCAGTTGTTATATTTGGACTAGTCTTCGCTTTTGGGGATTTCCTGCCTTATGGAAG TGTTAGCCCTAGCAAAGAAAGTGCAGTAGTTAAACAAAAGCTTTctcaagaggaagaagaaaaattTAAG AATGCACTGCAAGGCTTTCAAGCAACGCTGAGTAAGTCGCCTAATGATCCTACTGCTCTTGAG GCTGAGGGGAATGCCAAGAGCAATGTGAAGAAAAGCATCAGG GGTGCAGCAGTATCGTTGTCCGAACTAGGTGAGTATGAGAAGGCATCAACATTCCTTGAGAAGCTAATTAAG GTAATCCCTGATAAAGCAGAAGCATACCGTTTGCTTGGTGAAGTAAAGTTTGAACTCAAGGATTATGAAGGGAGTTCATCATCATACAGAAGTGCTTTATCT GCAGTTGATATAATTCTGTTATGCCGTCGAAAGTTGAATGAAAAGAGTCAAACAGGACTAGCAGATTTGGAGGCTACAAATGACAATGGTCGCCAAAAGCCTCAAGATATTGACCCGATCCAA GTTGACCTGCTTTTAGGGAAGGCTTATTCCGATTGGGGTCATATCAGTGATGCTATTTCTGTCTACGATAAGCTAATAACTGATCATCCTGAAGACTTCCGTGGTTATTTAGCAAAG GGAATCATATTAAAGGAAAATGGTAAAGCAGGTGATGCAGAAAGAATGTTTATTCAG GCAAAATTCTTCGCCCCGGAGGCAGCGAAGGCACTAGTTGATCGCTATGCGCAAAGATAG